The genomic DNA CCAAAGAAATCGGCTGATACAATATTCACCAGGTTGCTGACCACAAGCGGAAGCGACGTCGTATCCGCAATAAACCCACTCGCTATGATGAAAGGAAAAACCATTTTTTCGTCCAATTTCAGTGCCCGAACCATCGCTAGAACAATCGGTGTCAGAATTAAAGCCGCACCATCATTCGCAAAAAAAGCAGCGACAACGGCGCCAAGAACGCTCACATAAACGAACATCCGGGTTCCGCTTCCCCGCGCAACTCGTGCCATGTGAAGCGCCGCCCATTCGAAAATGCCGATTTTATCAAGCACCAACGAAATCAGGATGATGGCCACAAAAGCCAAAGTCGCATTCCAGACAATCCGAGTAACTTCCCAAACATCATGCAAATCTACGACACCCAACAGTAGAGCAAGTACGGCTCCTCCGCAGGCTGACCAGCCAATAGACAGATTTCTAGGCTGCCAGATCACCAACACTAAAGTGGCTAAAAATATAATGCATGCCAACAAAACCAATGTACAAAACCTCCATATACCATGATGTCCAGTTCTTTATCTGCTCTTTCTACAAATCCTTTCTCTATTTAATCCACCATTCTCACATTATTTTTAAAGCATATACTTATATTATACTTATATTTAAACCAGCATTATCTCAATAGGGAGATAAACTGAACAACCTTTAAGAGGGGCAAGCTAAGCTGAGGAATCCGGTCCACAAGATGCTATGGATCCCTCTTTATTCAGCCATTTTAAAATATGCTTTGAATCTGGCATACATTCAAGCACAGCTTGAATATGAGGCTTGTCGTCTACGTTTAAGGAATAGAATACCCACTGACTTCGTTTTTCTTCTTTTACGATCCCTTGCGACTTTAATTTTCTTAAATGCTGGCTAATGGCAGGCTGCGACATATCGAAGATGTCCACGAATTCGCAAACACACCATTCTCTTTCTCTTAGCAGGGAAAGCATGGCCAAGCGGGTTTTATCCCCCAGTAGCTTTAAATGATCGGCTACATAACCAAGTTGTTCCAATGTGTAACCCCCTTTCAATCATATAAATATATGCTTATATACTAATTTGTCTCCATTCTAAAATCAAGTATATATTACTTGCAATTTACAAATTTAAATCCAAACAAATGGAGGTTTTAAAAAGTGCGAAAACATCTATGCGCCGGAATACCTATGATCAAATTCAACTAAAAAAGTCGGTTGTCTTTTGACTTTTTTCTCCCAACGCCAGTTCAAACCTCTACTGCTGCTAACTAAAACTAAGAGTATTCAGATTCTGTTCCACCTATCCCATCCAAATTAAAGGAGTGTTTTGATATAAATAAACTTACATATCATTACGACTACAGAACTCCCTTCTGAACTAAAAAACGACCTGAATGAGCTGTATTCCGGCTGTATTTCCGGCGCCTCCTCATTGGAAGAAGTAAAATCCATGCTGCAGCAAAGGGGATTTACGAGTATTAGCATCGAACCTAAAGATGAATCCAAATCATTCATCAAGGATTGGGTGCCTGGTGCAAACGTAGATGATTATATTGTTTCCGCAGTTATAAAAGCCAAGAAAGCCTAATGTGCTTATGATGGCGTTGCGAACCTTTCGATTTACGTAGACCGAACCTTTCGCAGTAAAGGCGTTGGTAGTGCGCTTCACTCGGAATTAGAGAAAGAGGCTAATAAAAACAATTTTTATAAGATCGTCCTGTCCACCTTCTTCTTTAATGAAAACGGTCAGATGCTTTATCGGAAGATCGGTTACCGTGAAGTCGGCGTTTTTGAAAAGCAAGGAGTTATGGACGGCCAATATATAGACGTAATGATTTTGGAAAAATTGCTCTAAACCATAAAGATAGCAAGCCCCCCTAAAAAGGTCTTGCTATCTTTTCTTTAACCATCCTTCTTTGATTCAACTTCTATAGCACGATGATGAAGCGTGGCGGCTCATGATGTGTGCATGCCATCTTGGATTTGGCCCACAGCTCTTTTGCTCCGCGGGCTGCGTGAAACGAACGACAGGAACATAGATCTCTTTGGCCGGGGTGGGCCGGGTGCTCTCGCCCGGCGTAGGCGCTCTAGTTATCGGCGTGAGTAACGGCCCAGCGGTGCATTTTTAAACCACAACTTGATAAAATTTAGGTTTTTTAAAATTATGTTTTGAGCGTTAAGTTTGCTATTGTGTACGCCTCAATATCACGCTACAATGAAAATACCAAATATGGAAGCGCTTTATATTTCTTCGGTAAGCCTGTCAATACTTGAAATAATGTATCATTGTCAGACGTTTCTTTATGTTTGGTCAATCTTTTATGGAGGTGTAAAATGAAGAAGAAATCTTGGTTCACTTTAATGGTCACTGGTATTGTCTCTCTGTTTTTTTCGGTAAGTGTTTATGCGGGGAATGTTTTTTGGGAACCACTTAATGGTTTCAATTCGGGTGTATGGCAAAAGGCGGACGGATATTCCAATGGGAACATGTTTAATTGCACTTGGCGTGCCAATAATGTCAATTTTACGAACGATGGCAAAATGAAGCTTGGCTTAACGAGTTCCGCGTACAATAAATTTGACTGCGGAGAGTATCGATCGACGAATACTTACAGATACGGCTTATACGAGGTCAGCATGAAGCCTGCTAAAAATACAGGGATCGTATCTTCCTTTTTTACGTATACGGGACCTACTGATGGCACGCCATGGGATGAAATAGATATTGAATTTTTAGGCAAAGACACGACAAAAGTGCAATTCAACTATTATACAAACGGGGTCGGTGGTCACGAGAAGATTGTTGATCTGGGCTTTGATGCATCAAGAGGCTTTCACACCTATGCATTCGATTGGCAGCCAGGATACATTAAGTGGTATGTTGACGGGGTTCTAAAGCATACAGCAACTACGAACATACCGAGCACGCCAGGCAAGATTATGATGAATTTATGGAATGGCACTGGTGTTGACGACTGGCTAGGTCCATATAACGGAGCGAATCCGCTATACGCCGAATACGATTGGGTAAAATACACGAGCAATTAGCCCGTAGTACAAAACCAGCCCTGTAGTGAAGTGCACCCCTTAGAATAGACATTGGATAACCCCCCTGGTTTGTCCGATGAAATTCTAGGGGGTTTATTTTTATGGCGATTAAAGGACAGAGGTTTAAAACTTACTCGGGTGAAACCAAAAAAGAGGCCATTCGTTTACATGTGGAGGAAAGATGGGCTTATCGGAACATTACGGAGCATTTTGGGATTCAAGACCACGGGCGAGTAAAGAAATGGATGAAGAGATACCGAGGCTAGGGGAATTTGGGCTACTGGATCAACGGGAGCATCGTAAAGAATATACCGATCAGGATAGAAATATTCAAAAGCTCAAACGGGAAAATGAAATGCTAAAAAAGTGTTTGGAAATCTGGATGCAGGAGGTAAAACGTCTAAATATAGAGTCATTGAGAGCGCCGCAAAAAATTACGCCGTTAGCAACCTCTGCAAACTCTTTGCTGTCTCCAAAAGTGGATATTACGCTTTCTTGAAACGTAAAGGAGTAGAACGGGACCAGGCCGCGAAAGAACTCATTCAGAAGGTGTATGAACGGGATAACGGAGTCTTGGGTTATCGCCAAATTCAACTGTTCCTGCTACACGACCATGGGGTTTGGATGAATCATAAGAAGGTACTCAGAATCATGCTGGATCTAGGAATTCGTTCGAGGATCCGCCGCATCGTTGTAATTATGTTTCTTCTGAAGGAGGTCGGGTGGCAAAAAATATATTGAAACGGGATTTCAAGGCGGATGCTCCCAACCCCAAATGGGTAACAGACATTACGCAATATCGTGTAGGCGAGAAGTCGCTCTATCTCTCAGCCGTGAAGGATTTGTTCAATAACGAAATTATCGCTTATCAAATGAGCACCAGGAACGACAATGAACTGGTTCTCCGAACCTTTCAGCAGGCGTGGACTCAGCAAAAAAGACGTGACCGGACTGTGATGCTAGACTAAAAAGTGGACACCGAGAAGCGAGAATGCGAGAATAAAATCAAATTCATTCGAGGTGTCCACATGAGTATAAAATATGACAAAGCGTTTAAAATTCAGACCGTTCAAATGATTCAGGAAGAAGGGAAAGCCGTCGCCCAAGTAGCGAGAGAGCTGGGAATTTCCGCAAACACACTGTTTCGTTGGTTAGCAGAATACAAACAGGATGGCGGCGAGGCCTTTCTAGGCAAAGGTCATCTAAAAACGGAAGACCAAGTCACACGAGAACTACAGAAACGAATTCGTGATTTGGAGCAGGAGAACGATATTCTAAAAAAGGCCATGCACTACTTTGCCAAAGACCGGCACTAATCTTTGTATTTATACATCAATACCGCTTCCAGTGCCCGGTTGCAAAGATGTGCGAATGATTGACGTCTCCCGAAGCGGTTACTATACCTGACTGCAAAACCGAACGCGCCCAAGTGAACGAAAGAAACGGAGAATCCGGTTGGAGCAGAAAATTAGATAACTTTCCCTGCAATCCAGACGACTCTATGGCAGTCGGAAAATCTATCATTCTCTCATTAAACAAGGCATTGACGTATCCGAAAAAACAGTAGCCCGAATCATGAAACAGTTGGGGTTGAAATCGAGAACCGTGAAGAAGTACAAAGCCACAACGAATTCCAAACATCCGATGCCCGTCCACGAAAACCACCTGAGCCAGCAGTTTTCCGCTGAGGCGCCAGGGGAAGTGTGGATGACAGATATCACCTATATTCCCACCGATGAGGGATGGCTTTACTTGGCCAGTGTTATGGATCTATATACCCGTCAGATTGTAGGTTTCCAAATGGGATCCAGAATGACAAAAAAACTCGTCCTTTCCTCATTAGAACGTGCTTACCAGACTCACCGTCCTGTCGGCGAAGTCCTGCACCATTCAGATCGCGGCAGTCAGTATGCAGCCCATGAATACCAGGAAAAGCTTGCGGAATACGGCATGAAGGGGAGCATGAGCCGAAAGGGGAACTGTTATGACAATGCTTGCATTGAATCGTTTCACAGCATTTTGAAAAAAGAACTTGTATACCTGGACACTTACGTTCATACCTTACCAGATTTATATGGATAGCCGTGTGTCTATCTCAATCGGATGGATTATATGTCTAATGTGAACTTAATAACATAACTGCAGAAGGCTTTGCAAAACTGAGTCCCCTATATGGTTCAGTGAAGGTTTATTTATCTCTACACCGCTTTAACTTCAAATTTACGATCTCCTCTATTTCCTGTTTGTTGTCCAGGTCTAACTTTCGAAATCCTGTGATTAATTTTGATTCAAGATCATCTAATTTTACTCGAAATAATCCGTTATAAGAAATTAACGTCTCTTCAAGTAACAACCAATCTAAATCAACGTCGAAATTTAGTTTTAGGGAGATTATGGTCTCTAAGGATGGTTTATACTTATCTTTCTCCAATTCACTCAATGTACCCTGAGAAATACCAATAGTTGATGAAAAGTCAGTTTGATTAAGCTTATTTAATTTTCTTATACTCTTTATCTTTCACCCAAAGTCTTCATTGCTCCACCTGCCATCCATAAAGAATTAAATAAATACTTTATTTATAAATATATATTTTAGATATTTGTTGTATTTAGAGATAAAAAACATTTTTTACATTTCGATAACAAACTCTTTATTTCTCATACTGTTTTCAACAGAAACTTGAAATTATCTTGCTTCAATTACTTTAAAAATACCAATACAGGAAAGGGTTCAAAGCTCATTGATTTGTCATGCAACTATACTTGTTCTGATTGAACCAAAGCAGTCGCCTCCTGAATTTAATAAAAAAGCCCGATGATACTTGCTCATCGGGCTTTTGTTAAATACTTACTAAGAAGAGATATTCTTGTTATCTGTCATTAATATTTAGTACACAACTTTATTGTCTATTTCTCGATTATCACCAGACAGCAGCCTTTGTATCGATATACTGACCTTACTCAACCGTTACACTTTTCGCCAGGTTACGTGGTTTATCCACATCATGCCCCAATGCAAGAGAAGCGTAGTAAGCCAGCAACTGGAGAGATACAACCGAAATCGCAGCAGACAGGATTGGAAGTGTCTTCGGAATTGCAAATACCTGATCCACCGATTTCAGTAGTTCAACAGCGTGCTCTTCGTACGTAATCGCAAGAACATCTGCGCCACGTGCTTTCACTTCCTTGATATTGCTCACGGTTTTCTCCAACACGGATTCCTGTGTTACCAAAGCGATAACCGGAATGCCGTCTTCGATCAATGCCAATGTACCATGCTTCAGTTCACCCGCAGCATAAGCCTCGGAATGAATGTAAGAGATTTCCTTGAGCTTCAGGGAGCCTTCCTGTACTACAGCATAGTCCTGACCGCGACCAATAAAGAATAGGTGCTTGTGGCTAGCAATTTGCTCAGCATATGCTTTGATTGCGTCTGCTTTACCCAGCATTTCTTCCACCTGCTCTGGCAGTGATTCCATAGCAGCCAACACTTGAGCTACTTGCTCATCCGTTTGTGTGCCACGTACTTGAGCCAGATACAGACCAAACAGGTAAAACGCAACCAACTGCGAAGAATATGCCTTGGTGGAAGCTACGGCAATTTCAGGTCCTGCCAGTGTAACCAACACATCATCTGCATCGCGGGCAATGGAACTGCCAACTACGTTTGTAATCGCCAGTACATGAGCGCCGTTCGCTTGTGCTTCACGCAGTGCTGCCAACGTATCGGCAGTTTCACCGGATTGACTCACTACGATTACCAATGTCTCTGGTGTTACGATTGGCGAACGATAACGATACTCGGAAGCCACATCGTTTTCCACCGGAATACGAGCCAAGCTTTCAATAACCGTACGACCAATCAAACCAGCATTGTAGGCTGTACCACAAGCAACGATTTGGATATTGCGAATATTTTTAATTTGTTCTTCTGTCAGCTTCAACTCAGGAAGAACAACTTTTTTAGTTTCTTTGTCGATTCGGCCCAACATCGTGTCACGGTAAGCCTTAGGCTGTTCGTGAATTTCTTTCAACATGAAATGCTCATAGCCGCCTTTTTCCGCTGTTACAGCATCCCATTCGACATGAATCATTTCCCGAGAAATAAATTGACCTTCGATTGTCATTAATTCGACGGCATCACTAGTCAAAACAGCCATTTCGCCATCGTTCAAAATAAATACAT from Paenibacillus sp. FSL R10-2782 includes the following:
- a CDS encoding transposase, which encodes MKRKGVERDQAAKELIQKVYERDNGVLGYRQIQLFLLHDHGVWMNHKKVLRIMLDLGIRSRIRRIVVIMFLLKEVGWQKIY
- a CDS encoding metalloregulator ArsR/SmtB family transcription factor, with translation MEQLGYVADHLKLLGDKTRLAMLSLLREREWCVCEFVDIFDMSQPAISQHLRKLKSQGIVKEEKRSQWVFYSLNVDDKPHIQAVLECMPDSKHILKWLNKEGSIASCGPDSSA
- a CDS encoding glycoside hydrolase family 16 protein yields the protein MVTGIVSLFFSVSVYAGNVFWEPLNGFNSGVWQKADGYSNGNMFNCTWRANNVNFTNDGKMKLGLTSSAYNKFDCGEYRSTNTYRYGLYEVSMKPAKNTGIVSSFFTYTGPTDGTPWDEIDIEFLGKDTTKVQFNYYTNGVGGHEKIVDLGFDASRGFHTYAFDWQPGYIKWYVDGVLKHTATTNIPSTPGKIMMNLWNGTGVDDWLGPYNGANPLYAEYDWVKYTSN
- the glmS gene encoding glutamine--fructose-6-phosphate transaminase (isomerizing); the encoded protein is MCGIVGYIGDQNTQEVLIDGLKKLEYRGYDSAGIAVFTDSGLQVAKAKGRLANLEAKLDGAPLVGHAGIGHTRWATHGKPSDENSHPHLDESQKFSVVHNGIIENYLELKEQLISEGHTFISETDTEVISHLVAREYQGDIVKAVQKAITFMRGAFALGVLTEHEPNKLVAVRQASPLVIGVGEGENFIGSDIPAILKYTRNVFILNDGEMAVLTSDAVELMTIEGQFISREMIHVEWDAVTAEKGGYEHFMLKEIHEQPKAYRDTMLGRIDKETKKVVLPELKLTEEQIKNIRNIQIVACGTAYNAGLIGRTVIESLARIPVENDVASEYRYRSPIVTPETLVIVVSQSGETADTLAALREAQANGAHVLAITNVVGSSIARDADDVLVTLAGPEIAVASTKAYSSQLVAFYLFGLYLAQVRGTQTDEQVAQVLAAMESLPEQVEEMLGKADAIKAYAEQIASHKHLFFIGRGQDYAVVQEGSLKLKEISYIHSEAYAAGELKHGTLALIEDGIPVIALVTQESVLEKTVSNIKEVKARGADVLAITYEEHAVELLKSVDQVFAIPKTLPILSAAISVVSLQLLAYYASLALGHDVDKPRNLAKSVTVE
- a CDS encoding IS3 family transposase, producing MQSRRLYGSRKIYHSLIKQGIDVSEKTVARIMKQLGLKSRTVKKYKATTNSKHPMPVHENHLSQQFSAEAPGEVWMTDITYIPTDEGWLYLASVMDLYTRQIVGFQMGSRMTKKLVLSSLERAYQTHRPVGEVLHHSDRGSQYAAHEYQEKLAEYGMKGSMSRKGNCYDNACIESFHSILKKELVYLDTYVHTLPDLYG
- a CDS encoding transposase, giving the protein MSIKYDKAFKIQTVQMIQEEGKAVAQVARELGISANTLFRWLAEYKQDGGEAFLGKGHLKTEDQVTRELQKRIRDLEQENDILKKAMHYFAKDRH
- a CDS encoding helix-turn-helix transcriptional regulator, yielding MKSIRKLNKLNQTDFSSTIGISQGTLSELEKDKYKPSLETIISLKLNFDVDLDWLLLEETLISYNGLFRVKLDDLESKLITGFRKLDLDNKQEIEEIVNLKLKRCRDK
- a CDS encoding DDE-type integrase/transposase/recombinase; protein product: MAKNILKRDFKADAPNPKWVTDITQYRVGEKSLYLSAVKDLFNNEIIAYQMSTRNDNELVLRTFQQAWTQQKRRDRTVMLD